The DNA region ATGAACAGCCACGCCCGCCGAGTTCCGTCTTTCTGCTCGGAAGGGGCCCCAGTTGCCCCGTCCCAAACGCCACCCCAACCATCACCAGCGCCATGATGACCGCGCGCAGGGCCGTGGCGAGGGTCGGGTTCACGCCCTCCAGCCCCAGCTTGCCGAACATCGTGACGCCCGCCCCGCCGAGGGCCGCGAGCAGGCCGAGGGCGATCCATCCCGGGGAGTTCATGAGGGCATGATGCGCCGACTCTCCGCCATTCGGCCCTTCCCCCTTCCTCCCGACTCCTTTACACTGTCTCCCGTGATCCGCTCTGCGCTTACCAGCCGGGGACGCCTCGCCTAGCCCAAGAGCTTGAGCGTGTGTCCCCGGCTGCGTTTGGCCGGGGCGCTTTCTTTTTCTAAGGAGTAGCCGACATGACCAAGATCGAGATTCAGGAGCCGCGCGCCGAGCGTTACAACCCGCACGCCATCGAGCCCAAGTGGCAGGAGCGGTGGGAGGCGGAGGGGCTGTACACCTTCCACGAGGACCCCAGCAAGACCAAGTTCTACGCCCTGACGATGTTCCCGTACCCCTCGGGGAACCTGCACATCGGCCACTGGTACGCGAACGTGGCGCCGGACGCGCGGGCCCGCTGGCTGCGGATGCGGGGCTACAACGTGCTGTTCCCGATGGGCTTCGACGCCTTCGGGCTGCCCGCCGAGAACGCGGCGATCAGGAACAACCTGAATCCGGCGGTGTGGACGTACTCGAACATCGAGCACATGACGGGGCAGTTCAGGCGGATGGGCACCATGATCGACTGGTCCCGCAAGTTCGCCACCTGCGACCCCGAGTACTACCGCTGGAACCAGTGGTTCTTCACCGAGTTCTTCCGGCGGGGCATGGTCTACAAAAAAGACGGCCTGGTGAACTGGTGCCCGAAGGACCAGACCGTGCTGGCGAACGAGCAGGTCGTGGACGGCGCGTGCGAGCGCTGCGGCACCCCCGTCGAGCGGCGCAACCTGAGCCAGTGGTACATGAAGATCACCGACTACGCCGACGAGCTGCTGGACTTCTCGGACACCGACATGCCCGAGCGCGTGCGGCTGATGCAGACGAACTGGATCGGCAAGTCGGTGGGCGCCGAGATCACCTTCGACACGCCCGCCGGGCCGGAGACCGTCTTCACCACCCGCCCCGACACGGTAATGGGCGCGACCTTCCTGGTCCTGGCCCCCGAGCATCCCAAGGTGCCGGCGCTGACGACGGAGGGACAGGCGGACGAGGTGCGCGCCTACGTCGAGGCAGCGGGCCGCAAGACCGACGTGGAGCGCCAGCAGGACGTAGGGGAAAAGACGGGGGTGTTCACCGGGAGCTATGCTACCCACCCCGTCTCCGGGCATCAAATTCCTATCTGGGTCGCCGACTACGTGCTGGTGACCTACGGCACGGGCTCGATCATGGCCGTGCCGAGCGGCGACCAGCGCGACCTGGACTTCGCCCGCAAGTTCGGGCTGGAGATCATCGAGACGGTGCGGCCGGGGGGCGCCGAGCCGATGGACGTGGCGACCGTCACCGAGGCCTACGCGGGCGACGGCATCATCGTGAACGAGGGGCCGCTGCACGGGATGAGGGGCGGCAAGGCGCACATCTCCGCCGTCATCGACCGCCTGGCCGAGCTGGACGTGGCGCAGGCCAAGACCACCTACCGCCTGCGTGACTGGCTGTTCGCGCGCCAGCGGTACTGGGGCACGCCCATCCCCATCGTGTACTGCCCCGAGCACGGCGCGCAGGCCGTCCCCGACGATCAACTGCCCGTCCGCCTGCCCGAGAACGTGGAGTTCACGCCCACCGGCCAGAGTCCCCTGAAGCTGGACCGCGAGTGGATCGCCACGACCTGCCCCGTCTGCGGCGGCCCAGCGGAGCGCGACACGGACACGATGGACACCTTCGTGGATTCGAGCTGGTACATGTACCGCTACCTGTCGCCGCACGACGACCAGCACCCCTACGATCCCTCAAAGGCCAACCTGATGCCGGTGGACCTCTACACGGGCGGGATCGAGCACGCCATCCTGCACCTGCTGTACTCGCGCTTCTGGACGAAACTGATGCGCGACATGGGCCTGACCACGCTGAATGAGCCCTTCAAGGCGCTGCGCAACCAGGGCATCATCCTGGGGCCGGACGGCGAGAAGATGAGCAAGTCGCGCGGCAACGTGGTGGACCCCGACGACCTGGTGCGCGAGTACGGGACGGACACGGTGCGCGCGTACCTGATGTTCATCGCACCGTGGGAACTGGGCGGCCCCTGGGACCCCAGCGGCATCAACGGCCCGGCGAAGTGGCTGTCCCGCGTCTGGGCCCTGTACTTCGACGAGAAGGTGCCTGGGCCCGAGGAGAAGGTCACCGAGGCCGAGTTGCGCTACGCCGTCCACAGTGGCCTGAAAAAGGTCTCGGGCGACTTCGACCGCCTGAGCTTCAACACGATCATCGCCTCGCTGATGGAGCTGACGAACACGCTGGTCAAGGCCAAGCGCAGCCCGAGCTACGGCACGCCCGCCTGGGACGAGGCGCTGGACATCTTCAACCGGATGCTGGCCCCGGTCGTGCCCCATATCGCCGAGGAAATCTGGACCCAGCGCGGCGGCGCAGAAAGCGTCCATGTCCAGCCCTGGCCCGAGGTGGACGAGGCCGCCGCCACCCGCGACACCGTGACGGTCGGCGTGCAGGTGAGCGGGAAGGTGCGCGGGGAGGTCGAGATCAGCAGGGCGGCCTCGCAGGAGGAGGCGCTGGCCGCCGCCCGCGCGAACCCCGACGTGGCCCGCTTCATCGAGGGCAAGACGAGGGTGAAAGAGATTTACGTCCCGGGGCGAATTATCAATATCGTGGTGAAGTAGGGACACGCGGAGAAAGCACCCCACCCCGCCTGACTCGGCCGGGTGGGGCTTCTCTTTGGGAAGGCATCGACCTGCCTGGGCCGAATTCCTTCAACACCCGTCACGCGGAGCGGCCCTGGGAAGGTCGACCTGATCAGCGGTCGTCCCCGCCGACTTCCTTCCGGAGCAGCCGTAGCAGGTCCAGGGCCTGCTCGCGGGACAGGGTCAGTTCCTGGGAATCGGCGCCGTACCGGTCTACTACGAGGTAGACGCCATCACGCGTGGGGCAGACGTGCAGCCGACCCGCCGGTGTCCAGAAGGAGGTGAGCGGAGGAAGGGGATGGGGGGGTGTCATGGCCTGCGTCAAGGGTAGAGTGTGAGATTCTTCATTTTCCACCACGAATCCGCCCCCCCCATTGCCCGGCATTGGGGGTATACGCGTTGAGGCTCAGGAAGCCCGGGGCTGATCCGAAGTCCACCGCAGGTCCTCCGCCGCCAGTTCCCGGTCTTCCCGGGTCAGGGACAGGAAAGCGAGCACCATCAGCAGGAGGATGGCGGCGGCCAGCACGAGGACAAGTTCCATGGCTCAGTGTGCGGAAAGTCACACCTCCCCGGGTGACGGGCGCTTTCCGAAACGCCTACCTGGACTTGAGGGAACCTGGAAAGTCCGGGGGAAGGCGGGCCGCCCGGTCAGGAGGTCGTCTGCGGGGAGGGGCCGGGAATGGGGGGAGGAGACGGGTCGCCGCCCGCCTCCGGTGCCGCCCTGACCTCACCCTCCACCGGCTCGGCTCCCGTCAGCGCCTCGCGCAGCATCCGGACCTGTTCAGCGTTCGCCTGGGCGTGGGCATCGTCACTCATGGGGGCAGGGTGACACGCGGGGCGGGGTGGGGTGGCCGCAGATGCCGCGCCCGCCCCCGACCCTGAGCGCGTGTTTGGAAAGGGAATTTGAAAAGGGAAATCGTGCTCCTCCCCCCTTACGGGGACCGGGCCGGCTCGCGCCGCGAGACTCGCAGAGCTGCTGGCAGAGGTTGGAAGGGGAACGCAAACGCCACCCCGGCGCGCCCCACTTCCCACGAGAAGGCCGTTCAAACAGGCGCTAACGGTTCTCGCCCCAGAAGGCGTCCAGGGCCGCCCGCACCTCGGTCAGCCTCTCGAAGTGGGGCAGGCCGTCGGTGCCCTCGATACGGACGGCCCTCACACCGGGGCGCGAGGCGAACTCCGGCAGGCGGTCGAAACTCACGAAGCCGTCGCGGTCGTACAGGACGAGGGTGGGGACGCCCAGGCGGCTGTAGAGGTCGCGGTAGGCGTCAGGGGTGAAAAGCTGGCCGCTGATGAAGTACAGGGGCGCGTTGCGGGCGCCGGGCTGGCGGGTGGTCTCCAGGCTGTACTCGACGAGGCCCTGATCCACGGGGCCACGGAAGGAGCGGGCGAGGAAGAGTTCGATACTGGGCCGGGTCCGCAGCAGGGCGTACAGGGGCGTGCCCACCGCCCGGAGACGGCGGTAGAGCCGTTGCCCGTCGTCCTCGGCGCTCGCCTGCTGGGTGCCGCGCGAGGCTCCGAGGCCGCTGGGGCTGATCAGGGCCAGGGTCCGGATGTGGGGCTCGCTCAACGCGGCCCGGGCCGCGAACTCGCTCCCCAGGCTGAGGGCCACCACGTCCACGTCGCCTCCAAGCTGCGAGACGAGTGCGGCCAGCGCGGAGGTCATCAGCTCGGGGGTGTAGGGCACGTCGGGGCGGTCGCTGCTGCCGAAGCCGGGCCACTCCAACGCGTAGAGGGGCCGGGTGCCCGCGTAGGCGTCCCAGAGCGGTTTCATCTCGTAGGCGCTCGCGGCGGCGTTCACCGACGGGGTGAGGACCAGGGGTCGCCCGTCTCCCCGGGGATCGGCGTAGTACGCCACCCGCCCGATCCCCGGCAGGTCGAGAAAGCGCCGCTCGCCGGAGAGCGCGGGGCGCAGGGCCGGGGCGGGAGAGCCCGGAGGCAGCGTCCGCGCGGCGGCCACCCCCACGAGCACGAGCAGGGCAGCGAGGGGCAGGCGCCAGCGGCGGCCGGAGCGCGGGGTCATACGGCGATCTTTCGGCCCGGGCGGGAGGAGGACTGTCGGGAAGAGCACCTTCACCCTCTGTTAGCGCACTTCCACCCCGAGGACGCTCAGTTCAATCGCTCGGGGCTCGGCGGCACGGGGACCTCCTCGCCCGCGTAGACGGCGGCCACGTCGCGCAGCAGGCGGCGGGCGAGGGCGATCAGGTCGTCTTCCGTGGTGCCGGTCAGGTGGAAGGCGCCGCGCCCCCCGTACTCCCCCACGAAGGCGCCGCCCTCGCGTCGAACGCGGACGAGCACCTCGCACAGGCCGAGCCTCAGCCACGCGGCGTACCAGCCCCCGGGGGGGACGGGCCGCAGGCGGTTCTCGGGGTCGGGGGTGAGGTCGAGCGTCACGTTGTTGAGGGGGAGTCCCGGGCCGCTCGCGGTGCGCAGGGCGTGGTACAGGGCGTTCAGGAACGCCTCGCAGGCCCGCTGCTCGGCCTGCCGGGCGTCGGCGGCGCGGCGGATGGCGGCTTGCAGGGCGTCGAAGTCGTTCACGGGCCATTCGTACCACGCGCGGGCGCCGGGCGGGGAAGCGCACGCCTCCATTGGCCCGCTATCCTGCCCCCCGTGAACTTCCCCGCCCCCCGGCCCGCCTTTCTCGTCTCGAACGGCACGGCGGAGGACCTGATCGGGGCGCGGCTGCTGGGCCACCTCGGCGCGGCGCCTCCTGGAGTGGGGGCGCGGGTGCTGCCGCTCGTGGGCGCGGGGCGGGCCTACGCGGGGGTGCCGGGTGTGACGCGGGTGGGCGAGGAACTGCCCCTCCCCAGCGGGGGCTTTCCCTTCGGCAGCGCGGCGAACCTGCTCGCGGACCTGCGGGCGGGGCTGGTGGGCGGGTCGCTGCGGCAGTGGCGGGACGCGGCGCGGGCTGCGCGGGGCGCGGGCGCGGTCGTCGTGGTGGGGGACGCCTACGCCCTGATGGTGGGGACGCTGGCGGCGCGGGCGGCAGGGGTGCCACTCGTCCACGTCCAGCCGCTCCTGAGCGCGCACTACCTGGAGGGGCTGGGCCTGCGGGGGGCCCTCTCCGAACTCAACGCCCTGGGCGCCAACCTCCCGATGCCGTACGAGTTGCGGCTGGCACGCGGGGCGCGGGCGGTCTTCGTGCGCGACGCCGAGACGGAGCAGTACTACCGGGCGCGGGGAGTCCCGGCACACTGGGCGGGGAGCTTCGCCCTCGACGTGCTGCCCCCGCCCGAACGGGACCTCCCGGCGCTGACGCGAGGTCGTGCAGTCCTCGCCCTCCTGCCCGGCTCGCGGGAGGACCACCGGGAGAGCCTGCCCGTGATGCTGCGGGCGGCGGCGCGGGTGCCAGGGACGGTGGGGGTCGTCGCGTGGCCGCACAGGTGGGACGCCGTGACCCTGCCGGACGGCTGGACGCTGCGGGTGGAGGACGACCGGACCGCCCGGGCGGAGGGCGAGGGGGCCCGGGCTCTCCTCCTGCGCGGCGCGTTCGGGGCGGTCGCACGGGCGGCGGACGTGGCGGTGGGCACGGCGGGCACCGCGAACGAGCAACTGGCGGGTCTGGGCGTGCCCGTCGTGGCCTTTCCGACGGGCGGGCCGCAGTACACGGCAGGCTTCGCGCGGCGGCAGGGACGGCTCCTGGGGGACGCGCTGAGCGTGGTCGCCCCCAGCCCGGAGGCCGTGGCGGCGGAGGTGCGCGCTCTGCTCGGGGACCCGGCGCGGCGGGCGCGGGCGGCGGTGGCGGGGCTGGGCCGGGTGGGCGCGGCGGGGGCCCTTCCCGTCATCGCCGCCGAGGTGCGTGGGCTGCTCGGCGGGGCATCCTCCTACCCCCCGTAACTCGACCGCAGACGCAACAGGCCGTCCCGAAATCCGATGGGGCGCGGAGGCAGGTCGCGCAGCAGGACGGGCGTCAGCCCCCGCGCCCTCAACCCGGCGAGCAGCAGGTCGAGCAGGTCGGGCGTCACCCCGGGGCCGTCGTGCAGCAGGATCACGCTCCCCGGGCGGACTTGCCCAAGCGTCCGCCCGGCGAGATCGGCGGCGGGCGCAGGGGTCCAGTCGCGGCCCTCCACGTCCCAGAGGGCGACTTCGCGGCGGGCGAGGCGGGCGAGGAGGCGGGTCAGGGGGCTGTGGCCGCCGTAGGGGGGGCGGTAGAGGTGGGGCCCCAGCTCCCCGGCGCGGGGGTGCCAGCGCACCTGGGCCCACTCCCGCCCGGGGGGCAGCCGCAGGGCGTGGGTGTGCCAGCGGCCGTGCGACTCGACCTGATGCCCTGCGTCCCTCAGCGCCCGCAGGAGATCCGGGAACCCAGCGCACGCCGGGGCTGTCACGAAGAAGGTGGCGGGGGCGCGGTGCCGGGCGAGCACCGCCAGCAGCTCACCCGTCCGCTCCCCCGGCCCGTCGTCGAAGGTGACGGCGACCCGGCCGGAGGTGCGGTCCCCGGGGCCCAGGGCACCCCACCCGGCGGCGCGGCCCAGCACGTCGGCGAGGAGGACGGCGAGGGCGGCCAGAGCGAGCGGGATGCGCGCCCAGGAGGGGACGCCCGGCCTCAAGCGGGCTGTGCCCCCCGGCCCTCGGGGAACGCGCGGCGGAAGATGATGTACACGGTGGCCGTCGTCAGCGCCAGCAGGCCTCCCACCAGGAAGGGGCCGGGCACGCCGAGCTGCGCGAAGGCCAGGCTGCCGAGCAGCGGGCCCAGGGCCGTGCCCGCGTTCTCGAAGGTCATCAGGGCGCCCCAGGCGGCGGGGCGCTCGGCCTCGGGCAGGGTGCCCGTGACGAGGGCAGCCCAGCCGGGCGAGATGCAGGCGTACCCCAGGCCCGCCACCGCCGCCAGGGGGTAGAGCGCCCACACGGGCGGGGTGGCCGAGATGGCGGTCAGGGCGAGGCCGACCAGGGCGAAGCCCGCCGTCAGGGCGAGCCGGGCCCGGCCCCGGTCCGCCACCCGCCCGGTGAAGGGCAGCGAGCCGTAGGCGACCACCCCGCCCACCACGAGCAGGGCGACCATGCCCCAGTAGTTCAACCCCAGCCCCGGAGCGAGGGTAAACAGCAGCAGCCCGAGCATGGACATGGTGACGTTTTGCATGAAGGCGGCGGGCAGCAGCGGCGCCAGCGCCCGGGCGGCGCGGCGCACCCTCTCCGGCGCCGGGGCCTTTCCCTCCTCCCGGGGCCGCACCGGGCGGGCGGGGAGGGCAAGGGTGGCGAGGACCCCCAGCGTCTGCATGCCCAGCGCGACGAGCAGGGCGAGCCCCGGGTCCCCCTGGGCCAGCCCCCCCATCAGCAGGACTCCCCCGCCCACGAGCGGCATCACCCCCAGCGCGACCCCGGTGATCGCCCGGCCCTGGTAGCCCTCGCGCGCCGCGTCGGCGGTAAGGTTCATCGCCCCCGGCCACATCGCCGCGAAGCCGACTCCGTGCAGGGCGGCGACGAGGACGAGCAACCACGGCCAGTGCGCCAGCGGCAACAGCGCGAGCGCCAGGAGGCTGAGCAACGCCCCCAGGAGCATGACCACCCGCAGGCCGCGCCGGGCGATCAGGGCTCCCGCCGGGCCGCGCATCAGGGTGTCGGCCGCGAAGTGGGCGGTCCACGCCAGGCCCACGGCGGCCTGGGGGAGACCCAGTTCGCGGGGGCCTGCCTGCGGCAGGTAGGCCGCGTACACCCCGCTGCGCACGAACTCCGCGCAGGCGAGCGCGGCGGCGGCGGCGACGACGGGGCCCAGGGTGCCCGGGCGCAGCGGCGAGCGGCGGGTCATCGCTCCCCCCCCGGCGCGGGCGTGACGGGGATTTTGCGATCTCCTGCTAGCCTGTGCCCGTGCCGGACTTCACGGTCGTGATCCCCGCGCGCAACGAGGCGCAGTACCTGCCCCTCACCCTGCGCGCCCTGGAACGCCAGCTTCATCCCCCCGCCGAGGTGATCGTGGTGGACAACGCCAGCCGCGACCAGACGGCGGCGGTCGCGCGGGCCTGGGGTGCCACGGTCGTCTCCTGCCACGTGCGCGGCATCGCCCCCACCCGCCAGGCGGGCCTGGACGCCGCGCGCACCGGCTGGGTCGCCTCCACCGACGCCGACTCGCTGCCGTGCCCGGAGTGGCTCGCCCGCTTCGACCAGGCCGCTGGGAAGGGGGCCGCCGGGTCCGGTCACTGCGGCCGGGTGGCCCTCTACGGCCCGATGCGCTTTTGCGGCGTGTCGCGCCCCGTGTCGGTCCTCTCCGAACTCGCCTACGGCACCTTCCTGCACGCCTGCGAGGTCGCCGGGCGCCCCAACCTCGCCGGGGCGAACATGGCCTTCTCGCGCGGGGCCGCTCACCTCGCGGGCGGCTATCCCGACGTGGAGGCCTACGAGGACGTGCTGCTGGGGCGCGCCCTGGAGAGGCTCGGCGAGGTCACCTACGTGCCCGGCGCGCTGGTGGAGACGAGCGCGCGGCGGCTGGAGGGCGGCTGGCTGCCCTTCCTGTGGCGCCACGCGCAAAACCTCAGCGGTCATACGCGAGGGTACTTCGAGGAGTGAGGGCCCCCGCCTCCACCGGGAACGGGACCTGACGCGGCACCCCCAGGACGCCCGCGTACACGTCGAGCACCCGCTCGGCCACCCCGCCCGGTGTCCAGGCCGTGCCGAAGGCCCGCGCCCCCCGCGAGAGCCGCGCCCACAGCGCCGGGTCGGCCAGAATCTCGGCGGCGTGACCCCGCAGCGCCCCCACGTCCCCGGGAGGGACGAGGTAGCCGCTCCCCCCGTGCGCCACCCCGCTCAGGGTGCCGCGCGCCCCCACCGCCACGACGGGCACGCCCATCAGTTGCGCCTCCTGAAGCACCAGCCCCTGCGTCTCGGTGTCGCTGGCGAAGAGGAAGAGTTCGGCGAGGCGGTAGTACGCGCCGATCTCGGTCCAGGGGCGCACCCCCAGGAAGCTCACCCGGTCCGCCACCCCCAGCCGCTCGGCGTGACCGATCAGGTGCTCGCGCTCGGGCCCCTCCCCCAGCACGACGAGGTGTGCGTCGGGGAGCCCGGCGAGGGCGTCGAGCACGAGGTCGAAACGTTTCTCGCGGGCGAGGCGACCCACGCTGAGGAGGCGCCGCCTGCCCGCAGGCCAGGGATTCTCGACCGGGGGAGCTTTGCGCAGCACCTCCGGCTCGACGGCGGTGGGGATGACGACGGGGTTTTTCACGCCCATCGCCTGCGTGACGT from Deinococcus aetherius includes:
- a CDS encoding EamA family transporter encodes the protein MNSPGWIALGLLAALGGAGVTMFGKLGLEGVNPTLATALRAVIMALVMVGVAFGTGQLGPLPSRKTELGGRGCSSSWRG
- the leuS gene encoding leucine--tRNA ligase, whose amino-acid sequence is MTKIEIQEPRAERYNPHAIEPKWQERWEAEGLYTFHEDPSKTKFYALTMFPYPSGNLHIGHWYANVAPDARARWLRMRGYNVLFPMGFDAFGLPAENAAIRNNLNPAVWTYSNIEHMTGQFRRMGTMIDWSRKFATCDPEYYRWNQWFFTEFFRRGMVYKKDGLVNWCPKDQTVLANEQVVDGACERCGTPVERRNLSQWYMKITDYADELLDFSDTDMPERVRLMQTNWIGKSVGAEITFDTPAGPETVFTTRPDTVMGATFLVLAPEHPKVPALTTEGQADEVRAYVEAAGRKTDVERQQDVGEKTGVFTGSYATHPVSGHQIPIWVADYVLVTYGTGSIMAVPSGDQRDLDFARKFGLEIIETVRPGGAEPMDVATVTEAYAGDGIIVNEGPLHGMRGGKAHISAVIDRLAELDVAQAKTTYRLRDWLFARQRYWGTPIPIVYCPEHGAQAVPDDQLPVRLPENVEFTPTGQSPLKLDREWIATTCPVCGGPAERDTDTMDTFVDSSWYMYRYLSPHDDQHPYDPSKANLMPVDLYTGGIEHAILHLLYSRFWTKLMRDMGLTTLNEPFKALRNQGIILGPDGEKMSKSRGNVVDPDDLVREYGTDTVRAYLMFIAPWELGGPWDPSGINGPAKWLSRVWALYFDEKVPGPEEKVTEAELRYAVHSGLKKVSGDFDRLSFNTIIASLMELTNTLVKAKRSPSYGTPAWDEALDIFNRMLAPVVPHIAEEIWTQRGGAESVHVQPWPEVDEAAATRDTVTVGVQVSGKVRGEVEISRAASQEEALAAARANPDVARFIEGKTRVKEIYVPGRIINIVVK
- a CDS encoding alpha/beta fold hydrolase, yielding MTPRSGRRWRLPLAALLVLVGVAAARTLPPGSPAPALRPALSGERRFLDLPGIGRVAYYADPRGDGRPLVLTPSVNAAASAYEMKPLWDAYAGTRPLYALEWPGFGSSDRPDVPYTPELMTSALAALVSQLGGDVDVVALSLGSEFAARAALSEPHIRTLALISPSGLGASRGTQQASAEDDGQRLYRRLRAVGTPLYALLRTRPSIELFLARSFRGPVDQGLVEYSLETTRQPGARNAPLYFISGQLFTPDAYRDLYSRLGVPTLVLYDRDGFVSFDRLPEFASRPGVRAVRIEGTDGLPHFERLTEVRAALDAFWGENR
- a CDS encoding lipid-A-disaccharide synthase-related protein, producing MNFPAPRPAFLVSNGTAEDLIGARLLGHLGAAPPGVGARVLPLVGAGRAYAGVPGVTRVGEELPLPSGGFPFGSAANLLADLRAGLVGGSLRQWRDAARAARGAGAVVVVGDAYALMVGTLAARAAGVPLVHVQPLLSAHYLEGLGLRGALSELNALGANLPMPYELRLARGARAVFVRDAETEQYYRARGVPAHWAGSFALDVLPPPERDLPALTRGRAVLALLPGSREDHRESLPVMLRAAARVPGTVGVVAWPHRWDAVTLPDGWTLRVEDDRTARAEGEGARALLLRGAFGAVARAADVAVGTAGTANEQLAGLGVPVVAFPTGGPQYTAGFARRQGRLLGDALSVVAPSPEAVAAEVRALLGDPARRARAAVAGLGRVGAAGALPVIAAEVRGLLGGASSYPP
- a CDS encoding polysaccharide deacetylase family protein, with the protein product MRPGVPSWARIPLALAALAVLLADVLGRAAGWGALGPGDRTSGRVAVTFDDGPGERTGELLAVLARHRAPATFFVTAPACAGFPDLLRALRDAGHQVESHGRWHTHALRLPPGREWAQVRWHPRAGELGPHLYRPPYGGHSPLTRLLARLARREVALWDVEGRDWTPAPAADLAGRTLGQVRPGSVILLHDGPGVTPDLLDLLLAGLRARGLTPVLLRDLPPRPIGFRDGLLRLRSSYGG
- a CDS encoding MFS transporter — its product is MTRRSPLRPGTLGPVVAAAAALACAEFVRSGVYAAYLPQAGPRELGLPQAAVGLAWTAHFAADTLMRGPAGALIARRGLRVVMLLGALLSLLALALLPLAHWPWLLVLVAALHGVGFAAMWPGAMNLTADAAREGYQGRAITGVALGVMPLVGGGVLLMGGLAQGDPGLALLVALGMQTLGVLATLALPARPVRPREEGKAPAPERVRRAARALAPLLPAAFMQNVTMSMLGLLLFTLAPGLGLNYWGMVALLVVGGVVAYGSLPFTGRVADRGRARLALTAGFALVGLALTAISATPPVWALYPLAAVAGLGYACISPGWAALVTGTLPEAERPAAWGALMTFENAGTALGPLLGSLAFAQLGVPGPFLVGGLLALTTATVYIIFRRAFPEGRGAQPA
- a CDS encoding glycosyltransferase family 2 protein, with translation MPDFTVVIPARNEAQYLPLTLRALERQLHPPAEVIVVDNASRDQTAAVARAWGATVVSCHVRGIAPTRQAGLDAARTGWVASTDADSLPCPEWLARFDQAAGKGAAGSGHCGRVALYGPMRFCGVSRPVSVLSELAYGTFLHACEVAGRPNLAGANMAFSRGAAHLAGGYPDVEAYEDVLLGRALERLGEVTYVPGALVETSARRLEGGWLPFLWRHAQNLSGHTRGYFEE
- a CDS encoding glycosyltransferase family 4 protein produces the protein MRPLRIGLFTDTFLPDQNGIVTSVGLLSDELRARGHHVEVVAPSFPNEYGPEEHDTRPDVRRVSSVRYVFLPTYRLAWPTRKDFERKYDLVHTHTPLTLGLAGARLARKWRVPHVTTYHTHIEAYTHYLPGLTPLQKHTGIVTRIMGLYYRRAQAVITPTAAMLDVTQAMGVKNPVVIPTAVEPEVLRKAPPVENPWPAGRRRLLSVGRLAREKRFDLVLDALAGLPDAHLVVLGEGPEREHLIGHAERLGVADRVSFLGVRPWTEIGAYYRLAELFLFASDTETQGLVLQEAQLMGVPVVAVGARGTLSGVAHGGSGYLVPPGDVGALRGHAAEILADPALWARLSRGARAFGTAWTPGGVAERVLDVYAGVLGVPRQVPFPVEAGALTPRSTLAYDR